A stretch of Acidobacteriota bacterium DNA encodes these proteins:
- a CDS encoding NYN domain-containing protein produces MEERHRIAVFIDFDNIEIGVKNTLRREFDVSPVLEALKERGEILTKIAYGDWTRHGQMSRSLSQHGVQMVQRHPGPRGDKNGADINLSLDALEMALTKPHIDAFAIVSGDSDFISLVEKLKQYNKTVYVVGGKAFTSTILQRNCREFISYESLLGTPTPSASTQRPTRQMQSPRAPQQSPQQSPRSSAALPLSHVASLLYRTLEVIARREVTPQLGLLKSTMMQLDSTFTERDYGASSFRQFMEMLQKERMIEIKRVDGQLLVEQPAASVANPPADPLLQSEDALPILFRSLKVIDENDLWGELSFSEVKDYVQRVEPEFDEKRYGFSQFAELLNYAQDVGLVRLEPDADSIWRVRPGVQFSPSRDSYGPSRAAKHVPATTPMPAAVVIRPEAAPASLQGAPEIIAEASSSSKGAIAASPEAPKPRRRGGAAQPGRRGPSGGGRPRRGSSHSRSPRPPRPTAPPTEKE; encoded by the coding sequence ATGGAAGAGCGACACCGCATTGCGGTCTTTATTGATTTTGACAACATCGAGATTGGCGTGAAGAATACGCTGCGGCGCGAGTTTGATGTCTCTCCTGTGCTGGAAGCACTGAAAGAGCGCGGCGAGATTCTCACCAAGATCGCCTATGGCGACTGGACTCGGCATGGGCAGATGAGCCGTTCGCTTTCCCAACATGGCGTCCAGATGGTCCAGCGTCATCCCGGCCCGCGCGGCGACAAAAACGGCGCGGACATCAACCTCTCACTGGATGCGCTGGAGATGGCTCTCACCAAGCCGCACATTGACGCCTTCGCTATTGTTTCCGGCGATAGCGATTTCATCTCGCTGGTCGAAAAGCTCAAGCAATACAACAAGACAGTTTATGTGGTGGGGGGCAAGGCGTTTACGAGCACCATATTGCAGCGCAATTGCCGCGAGTTCATCAGCTACGAAAGCCTGTTGGGTACGCCAACGCCTAGCGCGTCCACGCAGCGGCCAACCCGCCAAATGCAATCACCGCGCGCGCCCCAGCAGTCGCCCCAGCAGTCTCCAAGGTCCAGCGCGGCGCTGCCACTTTCCCACGTTGCTTCGCTCCTCTATCGCACGCTAGAGGTGATCGCGCGGCGTGAAGTAACTCCGCAGCTTGGGTTACTGAAGAGCACCATGATGCAGCTCGACTCCACCTTCACGGAGCGCGACTATGGCGCCAGCTCTTTCCGGCAGTTCATGGAGATGCTGCAGAAGGAGCGCATGATCGAGATAAAGCGCGTGGACGGCCAGTTGCTCGTCGAGCAGCCTGCCGCCTCCGTCGCCAATCCGCCCGCTGATCCGCTACTGCAATCCGAGGACGCGCTGCCCATTCTGTTCCGGTCGCTCAAGGTGATTGACGAGAATGACCTGTGGGGCGAATTAAGTTTCAGCGAAGTGAAGGATTACGTCCAGCGAGTCGAACCGGAGTTCGATGAAAAGCGTTATGGCTTCAGCCAGTTTGCCGAGCTGTTGAACTATGCCCAGGACGTGGGTTTGGTTCGGCTGGAGCCCGATGCAGACTCCATTTGGCGGGTGCGACCGGGTGTCCAGTTTTCTCCCAGCCGTGATTCTTACGGTCCGTCGAGGGCGGCCAAGCACGTCCCAGCTACCACTCCAATGCCCGCAGCCGTGGTGATTCGGCCGGAAGCCGCTCCAGCCTCATTGCAGGGTGCGCCTGAAATAATTGCCGAAGCTTCCAGCTCCAGTAAGGGGGCAATTGCCGCCAGCCCGGAAGCACCCAAACCACGCCGCCGGGGCGGGGCAGCACAGCCCGGAAGACGGGGTCCCAGCGGTGGCGGACGACCACGCCGGGGATCGTCGCATTCGCGTTCCCCTCGTCCACCTCGCCCCACTGCGCCGCCAACGGAAAAGGAGTAA
- the guaB gene encoding IMP dehydrogenase, producing the protein MAILPITEGLTFDDVLLLPGLSDVLPISVDTATFFTRNIRLNIPLSSSAMDTVTEAPLAIAIAQQGGIGIIHRNMSIEKQVLEVDRVKRSESGMISDPVTLPPDQKVSDALEVMRRYKISGVPVTQNRKLVGILTNRDLRFETRLDLPISEVMTRENLVTVAVGTTLEEAELILQRHRVEKLPVVDDQYNLCGLITVKDIQKKRRYPLAAKDDKGRLRVGAAVGATGDFVERALELANTKVDVIVIDTAHAHSTRVLEAVRTLRRQLTGVDLIAGNVATYEGAFDLAKLDVDAIKVGIGPGSICTTRVVTGAGVPQITAVMESCRAAKDSGIPVIADGGIKFSGDVTKILAAGAHSVMVGNLLAGCDESPGEFVLYQGRTFKAYRGMGSLGVMETGVSRDRYSQDMVQRDKLIPEGIEGRVPHKGSLESMVLQLVGGLRSGMGYCGAATLEELRTKSRFVRITTAGLRESHVHDVIITKEAPNYRLD; encoded by the coding sequence ATGGCCATTCTCCCCATTACCGAAGGTCTCACGTTTGATGATGTGTTGCTGCTTCCTGGCCTATCGGACGTTTTGCCTATTTCCGTCGACACCGCCACGTTCTTCACTCGCAACATTCGCCTGAACATTCCGCTATCCAGTTCCGCCATGGACACCGTAACCGAAGCGCCCTTGGCCATTGCCATTGCTCAACAGGGCGGGATCGGCATCATCCACCGCAACATGTCGATCGAGAAGCAGGTGCTGGAAGTGGATCGCGTTAAGCGCAGCGAGAGCGGCATGATCTCCGACCCGGTTACGTTGCCTCCGGATCAGAAAGTTTCGGACGCGCTGGAAGTCATGCGACGCTACAAGATCTCCGGCGTCCCCGTCACCCAAAATCGCAAGCTGGTGGGAATCCTCACCAATCGCGACTTGCGCTTCGAGACGCGCCTCGATCTACCCATCAGCGAAGTGATGACCCGCGAAAATCTGGTTACCGTCGCTGTCGGAACAACGCTGGAAGAAGCCGAGTTGATCCTCCAGCGCCATCGCGTTGAGAAATTGCCGGTGGTGGATGACCAGTACAACCTATGCGGGCTGATTACCGTTAAGGATATCCAGAAAAAGCGCCGCTATCCGCTGGCCGCAAAGGACGACAAAGGTCGCCTGCGCGTCGGGGCCGCTGTGGGCGCCACTGGCGATTTCGTGGAACGTGCCTTGGAGTTAGCCAATACCAAAGTGGACGTAATCGTCATCGACACAGCCCATGCCCACTCCACTCGCGTATTGGAAGCCGTCAGAACGTTGCGCCGGCAGCTTACCGGCGTCGACCTCATCGCGGGAAACGTGGCTACCTATGAGGGCGCTTTTGACCTGGCTAAACTCGACGTGGATGCCATCAAAGTAGGAATTGGGCCCGGTTCCATCTGCACCACGCGCGTGGTTACCGGCGCTGGCGTCCCGCAGATCACGGCTGTGATGGAGTCGTGCAGAGCCGCAAAGGACTCCGGTATCCCGGTAATCGCCGATGGGGGCATCAAGTTCTCCGGGGACGTCACCAAGATTCTGGCTGCTGGAGCTCACTCGGTAATGGTGGGAAATCTCCTGGCCGGCTGCGACGAAAGTCCGGGCGAGTTTGTTCTCTATCAAGGCCGCACGTTCAAGGCCTATCGCGGTATGGGGTCGCTCGGCGTAATGGAGACCGGAGTCAGCCGCGACCGTTACTCGCAAGATATGGTCCAGCGCGACAAGCTCATCCCGGAGGGCATTGAAGGCCGCGTTCCTCATAAGGGCTCGCTGGAATCAATGGTGCTCCAATTAGTCGGCGGCCTCCGCTCGGGCATGGGTTACTGCGGCGCGGCCACTCTCGAAGAGTTACGGACCAAATCACGCTTCGTGCGCATCACCACCGCCGGCTTGCGTGAAAGCCACGTTCACGATGTTATCATCACCAAAGAGGCTCCCAACTACCGCCTCGACTAA
- a CDS encoding DUF1624 domain-containing protein — protein sequence MSQPSAESQNLPRTSRYEFLDLLRGVAVLMMIDGHAMRALLDRRIRATFAYDIHELFHGLPAPIFLFAAGAAFAFTLETSAGHRRVADPTADRKRNWHRRRRLLNVLLMAYGLQLSYFSLRQTIASSTPEQFVILLNFNVLQCIVISVLALRWLSTWASSQESLARICTGLALGMGLATPLVWAIAPSVPMWLGTVLSRHYSSYFPLFPYAAFTFAGAAWGVRFQMACTRNEESRFLQRTIVAGGVGMVVCTLLAGIPWPPLYAEFWWSSPWYLWLRIGLLALLGALFRRMETGAASTQGSNHGRTLRLLALLGRQSFYIYIAHLLVLYGSAYNPRWNMLRKLGTNLPFWESAVATTLLVLVMILSAMFWDWAKKTHPVRANQFKWALATYLIIVFLIS from the coding sequence ATGTCCCAGCCTTCCGCGGAATCGCAGAATCTTCCACGCACATCCCGATACGAGTTTCTTGATCTGCTGCGCGGCGTTGCCGTGTTGATGATGATCGATGGCCACGCCATGCGTGCCCTGCTCGACCGCCGGATTCGGGCGACCTTTGCCTATGACATCCATGAACTTTTTCACGGCCTGCCAGCACCGATCTTCCTGTTCGCCGCCGGAGCCGCGTTTGCCTTTACCCTGGAAACTTCAGCAGGTCACAGGAGAGTTGCCGATCCGACCGCCGATCGCAAACGGAATTGGCACCGGCGCCGGCGCCTGCTGAATGTCCTGCTGATGGCATACGGTCTGCAACTCAGCTATTTCTCACTTCGTCAAACGATTGCCTCCAGCACGCCAGAACAGTTTGTCATCCTGCTCAACTTCAATGTCCTGCAGTGCATTGTGATTAGCGTGCTGGCGCTGCGCTGGTTGAGCACGTGGGCTTCATCCCAAGAATCACTGGCGCGCATCTGCACCGGACTCGCCTTGGGAATGGGCTTGGCTACGCCGCTGGTCTGGGCCATCGCACCCAGTGTGCCGATGTGGCTGGGAACCGTACTGAGTCGACACTACAGCTCGTATTTTCCTCTATTTCCTTACGCGGCGTTTACGTTTGCTGGTGCGGCATGGGGAGTGCGCTTCCAGATGGCATGCACCCGCAACGAAGAGTCCAGATTTCTGCAGCGCACCATTGTTGCGGGCGGAGTGGGGATGGTGGTCTGCACATTACTGGCGGGCATTCCATGGCCACCGCTTTACGCGGAGTTTTGGTGGTCGAGCCCCTGGTATCTCTGGCTGCGGATCGGCCTGCTAGCGTTGCTCGGCGCGCTGTTTCGCAGAATGGAGACCGGTGCCGCGAGCACTCAGGGCAGCAATCATGGCAGGACGCTCCGTTTGCTGGCTCTGCTGGGCAGGCAGTCGTTCTATATCTACATTGCTCATCTGCTGGTCCTGTACGGATCGGCCTACAATCCCAGATGGAACATGCTCCGCAAGCTGGGAACGAATCTTCCCTTTTGGGAATCCGCCGTAGCCACGACCCTACTGGTCCTCGTTATGATCCTTTCCGCGATGTTCTGGGACTGGGCAAAGAAAACGCATCCGGTACGTGCCAATCAATTCAAATGGGCGCTGGCTACCTATTTAATCATCGTCTTCCTCATTTCGTAA
- a CDS encoding 50S ribosomal protein L17, which yields MRHRRAGWKLGRNTSHRRALLRNLVTSLMEHERITTTVTKAKALRPWAEKMITLGKAETLHARRQAAAFLQTPLAVKKVFDTLAPRFSSRTGGYLRIIHLGPRLGDGADMAMVELVGSELKEQVTEKEKKKRGKTAPAEAEAAAEAPAKKEPAKKAPAKKAPAKKAKAEK from the coding sequence ATGAGACACCGCAGAGCGGGATGGAAATTAGGACGGAACACTAGTCATCGTAGGGCGTTGCTCCGCAATCTTGTGACCTCGCTGATGGAGCATGAGCGGATTACCACGACGGTTACCAAAGCCAAGGCGTTGCGTCCGTGGGCGGAAAAAATGATCACCTTGGGCAAGGCCGAGACTCTTCATGCCCGCCGCCAAGCCGCTGCTTTTCTACAAACTCCACTTGCTGTAAAAAAAGTGTTTGATACCTTGGCGCCCCGTTTTTCAAGCCGTACCGGCGGGTATCTGCGCATTATTCATCTCGGACCACGCCTCGGCGACGGAGCCGATATGGCCATGGTCGAACTGGTGGGCAGTGAGCTGAAGGAACAGGTTACTGAAAAAGAGAAGAAGAAGCGGGGAAAGACAGCGCCCGCTGAAGCAGAGGCAGCAGCCGAAGCTCCAGCCAAGAAGGAACCAGCTAAAAAGGCTCCTGCTAAGAAAGCCCCAGCTAAGAAGGCCAAGGCCGAGAAATAG
- a CDS encoding DNA-directed RNA polymerase subunit alpha — protein sequence MLWKGFQKPKRLAVNLETLTPTYGEFSAQPFERGFGTTVGNSLRRVLLSSIEGAAVTAVKIEGVLHEFSPIPGVVEDATDIILNLKQIPLRLHGDRPKTLSIIIDKPGKVLSSHIQTDADVEVLDPNIYLATVSEGGKLHVEIRIKHGRGYISADQNFDDDLAIGYIPIDSVHSPVRKVNYTVEPARLGQVTDYDKLTLKVWTNGSIAPQDSVGLAAKLLKDHMAIFINFEERATAYEESMPGGLELRNENLNRSVEELELSVRSYNCLKNANIQTIGELIQKSESEMLRTKNFGRKSLNEIKEILQSMGLSLGMRVDERGNLIAPAATRE from the coding sequence ATGCTCTGGAAGGGTTTTCAAAAACCGAAGCGGTTGGCGGTCAATCTGGAGACGCTGACGCCAACCTATGGCGAGTTTTCCGCGCAACCATTCGAGCGCGGATTTGGCACCACCGTTGGAAATTCTCTGCGCCGTGTGTTGCTCTCTTCGATTGAAGGAGCGGCAGTTACCGCTGTAAAAATCGAAGGGGTGTTGCACGAGTTCTCTCCGATTCCCGGCGTGGTCGAAGACGCCACTGACATTATTCTCAATCTCAAACAAATTCCGCTGCGCTTGCATGGTGACCGACCCAAGACTCTTTCGATCATCATCGATAAGCCCGGTAAAGTCCTTTCCTCGCACATACAGACCGATGCGGATGTGGAAGTACTTGATCCGAACATCTATCTGGCCACGGTTAGCGAAGGTGGCAAGCTGCATGTTGAGATCCGCATTAAGCACGGTCGTGGTTACATTAGCGCAGATCAGAACTTTGATGATGATTTGGCAATTGGTTACATCCCGATCGACTCCGTGCATTCTCCCGTGCGCAAAGTGAATTACACGGTGGAGCCTGCGCGGCTTGGGCAGGTTACCGATTACGATAAGCTGACTTTGAAGGTGTGGACCAACGGATCGATCGCCCCGCAGGATTCGGTCGGCTTGGCCGCCAAGCTGTTGAAGGACCACATGGCCATCTTCATCAACTTTGAAGAGCGCGCCACGGCGTATGAAGAATCCATGCCCGGCGGGCTGGAGTTGCGCAATGAGAATTTGAATCGCTCCGTGGAAGAGCTGGAGCTTTCGGTGCGGTCTTACAACTGCCTGAAGAACGCCAACATTCAAACGATCGGCGAACTGATTCAGAAGAGTGAGTCGGAGATGCTGCGCACCAAAAACTTTGGCCGCAAGTCCCTGAACGAAATCAAAGAAATTTTGCAAAGCATGGGTTTAAGCCTTGGGATGCGAGTCGATGAGCGCGGCAACTTGATCGCGCCGGCAGCCACCCGCGAATAG
- a CDS encoding 30S ribosomal protein S4: MARNIGPVCRMCRREGTKLFLKGDRCQTEKCAIEKRNVPPGQHGKDRRPRMLGYGLQLREKQKVRRIYGVLEGQFRRYFEKADVSKGITGEMLLQYLERRMDNVVHRLGLGTSRAQARQLVRHGHFQVNGRKVNIPSYLVKPSDVIEVRANSKENKTIVANRDSSSHRSVPQWLEMDRDNMRGRVLSNPSRSDIQQPIQEQLIVELYSK, encoded by the coding sequence TTGGCTAGAAATATTGGTCCTGTATGCCGGATGTGCCGGCGAGAAGGCACAAAATTATTTTTGAAGGGTGACCGTTGCCAGACGGAGAAGTGCGCGATTGAGAAGCGCAATGTTCCTCCCGGACAGCATGGCAAAGACCGCCGCCCGAGAATGCTCGGTTACGGCTTACAACTGCGCGAAAAGCAGAAGGTGCGGCGCATCTACGGAGTACTGGAAGGTCAGTTCCGCCGATACTTCGAAAAAGCCGATGTGTCCAAAGGCATCACCGGCGAGATGCTGCTGCAGTATCTGGAGCGGCGCATGGACAACGTTGTTCACCGTCTTGGCCTGGGAACCTCGCGTGCGCAGGCTCGGCAGTTGGTTCGTCACGGGCATTTCCAGGTGAATGGCCGCAAGGTCAATATTCCGTCGTATCTGGTCAAGCCGAGCGATGTGATCGAAGTCCGCGCCAACAGCAAAGAAAATAAGACGATTGTGGCCAATCGTGACAGCTCGTCGCACCGCTCGGTCCCTCAATGGTTGGAGATGGATCGCGACAATATGCGTGGCCGGGTACTGTCGAATCCTTCACGTTCTGACATTCAGCAGCCGATTCAAGAACAGCTCATTGTCGAATTGTACTCGAAGTAG
- a CDS encoding 30S ribosomal protein S11 — MAKPVVEKKGKKKAFKKKERKHVTSGIVHIQASFNNTLVTIADFNGNVLSWSSSGSLGFRGSRKGTPFAAQQAAQTAAHAARDHGLRTVDVRVTGPGSGRESAIRALASSGLDIKSIRDVTPIPHNGCRPPKKRRV; from the coding sequence ATGGCAAAGCCAGTAGTCGAGAAAAAAGGCAAAAAGAAAGCCTTCAAGAAAAAAGAGCGGAAGCACGTTACCAGCGGCATTGTGCATATCCAGGCCAGCTTTAACAATACGCTGGTGACGATCGCCGACTTCAACGGCAATGTGCTTTCCTGGTCAAGTTCCGGCTCACTCGGATTCCGCGGTTCGCGCAAGGGAACTCCCTTTGCAGCGCAGCAAGCGGCGCAGACGGCTGCGCATGCCGCGCGCGATCATGGGCTCAGGACTGTGGATGTGCGCGTTACCGGACCTGGTTCCGGACGCGAATCCGCCATCAGGGCGCTGGCCTCGTCGGGTTTGGACATTAAGTCGATCCGCGACGTTACGCCTATTCCGCATAACGGTTGTCGCCCCCCGAAAAAGCGCAGAGTTTGA
- a CDS encoding 30S ribosomal protein S13 has translation MARIVGVDLPLGKRVEIGLTYIYGVGLARSNSVCQRAGINIETRVKDLTEEEVARIRKILEDDGSTEGELRKEISLNIRRLIEIGCYKGSRHRRNLPVHGQRTHTNARTRKGPRRGTVTNKKKASAKT, from the coding sequence ATGGCGCGAATCGTGGGCGTGGATTTGCCCTTGGGAAAGCGCGTGGAGATCGGGTTGACCTACATTTATGGCGTAGGTCTGGCTCGTTCCAACTCGGTGTGCCAGCGCGCTGGAATAAATATTGAAACACGCGTGAAGGATCTCACCGAGGAAGAAGTGGCGCGCATCCGCAAAATTCTGGAGGATGATGGCTCCACGGAAGGTGAGCTGCGCAAAGAAATTTCCCTGAACATACGCCGGTTGATCGAGATCGGATGTTACAAGGGAAGCCGCCATCGCCGAAATTTGCCGGTTCACGGGCAGCGTACGCACACCAACGCCCGAACGCGCAAAGGGCCGCGACGTGGCACGGTTACCAACAAGAAGAAGGCGTCCGCAAAGACCTAG
- a CDS encoding 50S ribosomal protein L36, translating to MKVRASVKKICDKCKVIHRKGVVRVICATKKHKQRQG from the coding sequence ATGAAAGTTCGAGCATCGGTCAAGAAAATTTGCGATAAATGCAAGGTGATTCACCGCAAAGGCGTGGTGCGGGTGATTTGCGCCACCAAGAAACACAAGCAACGGCAGGGCTAA
- the map gene encoding type I methionyl aminopeptidase — MIICKSALEIETMRRAGLTTWELLNEVRAHVRPGISTFDLETAAEKWLAKRGAKAAFKGLYNYPCILCTSVNDEIVHGIPSPKKVLREGDIVSIDVGVEVDGYYGDSAITVPVGAITPELQKLLKVTEESLGAAIEQMRLGNRVGDISAAVEQHVVKNGFSVVREFVGHGIGRKLHEDPKVPNYGPAGQGPKLKEGMVLAIEPMVNMGHYASRVLQDQWTAVTEDGSHSAHFEHTVVVTKNGPWVLTRP, encoded by the coding sequence ATGATTATCTGCAAGTCAGCCTTGGAGATTGAGACGATGCGCCGGGCTGGCCTGACCACTTGGGAGCTGCTGAACGAAGTGCGCGCCCATGTGAGACCGGGAATTTCGACGTTCGATCTGGAGACTGCTGCGGAGAAGTGGCTGGCCAAGCGCGGGGCCAAGGCCGCATTTAAGGGGCTTTACAATTACCCCTGCATTCTTTGTACTTCGGTTAACGACGAGATTGTGCATGGTATACCGTCTCCGAAGAAAGTATTGCGCGAAGGGGACATCGTTAGCATTGATGTCGGCGTTGAAGTAGATGGATATTACGGTGATTCCGCGATTACGGTACCCGTGGGTGCGATTACCCCGGAGTTGCAGAAGCTGCTGAAAGTTACGGAAGAGTCGCTCGGAGCCGCCATCGAACAAATGCGATTGGGCAATCGGGTGGGAGATATCTCCGCTGCGGTTGAGCAGCATGTAGTAAAAAATGGTTTTTCAGTGGTGCGGGAGTTTGTCGGACACGGCATTGGTCGCAAACTCCATGAGGACCCCAAGGTTCCCAACTACGGGCCGGCGGGGCAGGGGCCGAAACTGAAAGAGGGAATGGTGTTAGCCATCGAACCGATGGTAAACATGGGCCATTACGCCTCCCGCGTCCTGCAGGACCAGTGGACGGCGGTAACGGAAGATGGCAGCCATTCGGCGCATTTCGAGCATACGGTGGTGGTAACAAAGAACGGTCCATGGGTTTTGACGCGACCGTAG
- a CDS encoding adenylate kinase, whose product MNWKVSTRAALPLIFLGAPGTGKGTQSIKISRLLGIPHISTGNIFRENVLEGTPLGMLAKTSMDRGELVSDEIVNGMVRERLLQSDCSSGFLLDGYPRTVAQAQTLKQILASRGQQDPVVVNMKVSYDLIVERLSSRRTCPKCHAVYNLKTKTPAADLVCDLDQTALVQRSDDREDAIRERLIAYELLTAPLIEFYRKDGRLVQLDGEQRPEKITEDLSKLLAAV is encoded by the coding sequence ATGAACTGGAAGGTCAGTACTCGAGCCGCGCTGCCATTGATTTTTTTGGGGGCGCCTGGAACAGGCAAGGGAACGCAGTCCATCAAGATTTCCCGGCTCCTGGGGATTCCGCATATCTCGACGGGTAACATCTTCCGCGAGAATGTCCTGGAAGGAACCCCGCTGGGGATGCTGGCCAAGACGTCCATGGATCGCGGTGAACTGGTCAGCGACGAGATTGTAAACGGCATGGTGCGCGAAAGGCTGCTCCAGTCGGATTGTAGTAGCGGATTTTTGTTGGATGGTTATCCGCGCACGGTGGCACAGGCCCAGACGCTGAAGCAGATTCTGGCGTCGCGCGGCCAGCAGGACCCGGTCGTAGTGAACATGAAAGTCAGCTACGACTTGATTGTGGAGCGCCTTAGTTCACGGCGCACCTGTCCGAAGTGCCACGCGGTGTATAACCTGAAAACGAAAACACCAGCGGCGGATCTGGTTTGCGATTTGGATCAAACGGCGTTGGTCCAGCGTTCGGATGACCGCGAGGACGCCATTCGTGAGCGCTTGATTGCATACGAACTGCTGACGGCGCCACTCATTGAGTTTTACCGGAAAGACGGACGGCTGGTCCAGTTGGATGGTGAGCAGCGGCCGGAAAAAATCACGGAGGATCTGAGCAAGCTCCTCGCGGCGGTTTAA